Proteins encoded within one genomic window of Brachybacterium sp. P6-10-X1:
- the mraY gene encoding phospho-N-acetylmuramoyl-pentapeptide-transferase, with product MIAIIIAGAASLALSILGTPLFIKLLVKKSYGQFVRDDGPTSHATKRGTPTMGGVAIILATLLAYGLSHLLTQTWPSVSVLLVLFLMVGLGVVGFLDDYLKIAQQRSLGLRPRAKLLGQFLVATAFAVLALLFPDGTGNTPASTQISFVRDIEWLDLAFAGTVVGFILFAIWANFLVAAWSNGVNLTDGLDGLASGATIIFTAAYLVISFWQWRQVCNVDLDAGGVVHCYASRDPLDVAVLCAAIIGACVGFLWWNTSPAKIFMGDTGSLALGGAIAGLTIVSRTEVLGAIIGGLFVLISLSVIIQVGSFKMTGKRVFRMAPLQHHFELKGWNEVTIVVRFWIVAGILAGVGLGIFYLDALPRLTS from the coding sequence ATGATCGCGATCATCATCGCGGGAGCCGCCTCTCTCGCCCTGTCCATCCTCGGCACCCCGCTGTTCATCAAGCTGCTGGTCAAGAAGAGCTACGGCCAGTTCGTCCGCGACGACGGCCCCACCTCCCACGCCACCAAGCGCGGCACGCCCACCATGGGCGGTGTCGCCATCATCCTGGCCACCTTGCTCGCCTACGGCCTCTCCCACCTGCTCACCCAGACCTGGCCGAGCGTCTCGGTGCTGCTGGTGCTGTTCCTCATGGTGGGTCTCGGCGTCGTCGGCTTCCTCGACGACTACCTCAAGATCGCCCAGCAGCGCAGCCTGGGGCTCCGCCCCCGCGCGAAGCTGCTCGGCCAGTTCCTGGTCGCCACGGCCTTCGCCGTGCTCGCCCTGCTGTTCCCCGACGGCACCGGGAACACCCCGGCCTCCACGCAGATCTCCTTCGTCCGCGACATCGAGTGGCTCGACCTCGCCTTCGCCGGGACCGTGGTCGGTTTCATCCTCTTCGCCATCTGGGCGAACTTCCTGGTCGCCGCGTGGTCCAACGGCGTGAACCTCACCGACGGGCTCGACGGTCTGGCCAGCGGGGCGACCATCATCTTCACCGCCGCCTATCTCGTCATCTCCTTCTGGCAGTGGCGCCAGGTGTGCAACGTCGACCTCGACGCCGGGGGAGTGGTGCACTGCTACGCCTCCCGCGATCCGCTGGACGTCGCCGTCCTGTGCGCCGCGATCATCGGGGCCTGCGTCGGCTTCCTGTGGTGGAACACCTCGCCCGCGAAGATCTTCATGGGCGACACCGGCTCCCTCGCGCTCGGCGGCGCGATCGCCGGACTGACCATCGTCTCGCGCACCGAGGTCCTCGGCGCCATCATCGGCGGCCTGTTCGTCCTCATCTCGCTGTCGGTGATCATCCAGGTCGGCAGCTTCAAGATGACCGGCAAGCGCGTGTTCCGGATGGCACCGCTGCAGCACCACTTCGAGCTCAAGGGCTGGAACGAGGTCACCATCGTGGTGCGCTTCTGGATCGTCGCCGGCATCCTCGCCGGCGTCGGCCTGGGCATCTTCTACCTCGACGCCCTGCCGAGGCTCACCTCATGA
- the murD gene encoding UDP-N-acetylmuramoyl-L-alanine--D-glutamate ligase — protein MSAPVADRPWPGLDVSGVSILVAGFGVSGYAVADQTMQRGADVLVVDGAETPEIRERAEVLEVLGVEVRLGGEHALVLPSDRAVDLVVTSPGWRPDQPLLAAAAAAGIPIWSEVELARRMQSADGPDWLAVTGTNGKTTTVTMLESILQQAGLRAVACGNVGLPVIEAALDPEGFDVLAIELSSFQLHWTEHLDCEAAAVLNVSPDHLDWHGGAAEYARAKGRIFEGVSTACVYNTADVITRELVEDADVREGARAVGLTLGSPGLSELGVVDGMLVDRAFLTQRRTSAAELATLEDLAHLGPQGAGPHVVLDALAAAALARAHGIQAIAIRDGLRAYRMGSHRAQLLATIEGISYVDDTKATNPAAASASLRAAERIVWIAGGDTKGADLDELVGQVRDRLVGVVLLGADERPFTAALTRHAPEVPVRRVDPGDTDDVAGRSRLMEDAVRAARSLASAGDVVLLAPAAASIDQFRDYAERGDLFAAAVTRGPGASS, from the coding sequence ATGAGCGCGCCCGTCGCGGATCGTCCCTGGCCCGGACTCGACGTCTCCGGGGTGTCGATCCTGGTCGCCGGGTTCGGCGTCTCCGGCTACGCGGTGGCCGACCAGACCATGCAGCGCGGCGCCGACGTGCTCGTCGTCGACGGCGCCGAGACCCCTGAGATCCGCGAGCGTGCCGAGGTCCTCGAGGTCCTCGGCGTCGAGGTCCGTCTGGGCGGCGAGCACGCCCTCGTCCTGCCGAGCGACCGCGCCGTCGACCTCGTGGTCACCTCGCCCGGCTGGCGCCCCGACCAGCCCTTGCTGGCCGCCGCGGCCGCAGCGGGGATCCCGATCTGGAGCGAGGTCGAGCTGGCCCGGCGCATGCAGAGCGCCGACGGCCCCGACTGGCTGGCCGTCACCGGCACCAACGGCAAGACCACCACGGTCACCATGCTCGAATCGATCCTCCAGCAGGCGGGACTGCGCGCCGTCGCCTGCGGCAACGTGGGCCTTCCCGTGATCGAGGCGGCCCTGGACCCCGAGGGCTTCGACGTGCTCGCCATCGAGCTCTCCAGCTTCCAGCTGCACTGGACCGAGCACCTGGACTGCGAGGCGGCAGCCGTGCTGAACGTCAGCCCCGACCATCTGGACTGGCACGGCGGTGCCGCGGAGTACGCCCGCGCCAAGGGCCGGATCTTCGAGGGTGTGAGCACCGCCTGCGTCTACAACACGGCCGACGTGATCACCCGGGAGCTGGTCGAGGACGCCGACGTCCGCGAGGGCGCCCGCGCCGTCGGCCTCACGCTGGGATCCCCGGGGCTCTCCGAGCTCGGGGTCGTCGACGGCATGCTCGTCGACCGGGCGTTCCTCACCCAGCGGCGCACGTCCGCGGCGGAGCTCGCGACCCTCGAGGACCTCGCGCACCTGGGCCCGCAGGGCGCCGGCCCCCACGTCGTGCTCGACGCCCTCGCCGCCGCGGCCCTGGCCCGCGCCCACGGCATCCAGGCGATCGCGATCCGCGACGGGCTGCGGGCCTACCGGATGGGCAGCCACCGCGCCCAGCTGCTGGCCACGATCGAGGGCATCAGCTACGTCGATGACACCAAGGCCACCAACCCCGCGGCCGCCTCCGCCTCGCTGCGCGCGGCCGAGCGGATCGTGTGGATCGCCGGCGGCGACACCAAGGGCGCGGACCTCGACGAGCTCGTCGGCCAGGTCCGCGACCGGCTGGTCGGGGTGGTCCTGCTGGGGGCCGACGAGCGGCCGTTCACCGCTGCCCTGACGCGACACGCCCCCGAGGTCCCCGTCCGCCGGGTCGATCCGGGTGACACTGACGACGTCGCCGGGCGCTCCCGACTCATGGAGGACGCGGTGCGGGCCGCACGATCCCTCGCCTCGGCCGGGGACGTGGTGCTGCTGGCACCGGCCGCAGCCTCCATCGATCAGTTCCGTGACTATGCGGAACGGGGGGATCTGTTCGCGGCGGCCGTGACCCGAGGGCCAGGAGCGAGCTCATGA
- the ftsW gene encoding putative lipid II flippase FtsW — MTIEETRRDGRRSTGVVRPDEDQPLGNISSRMREGVGSWLRSPALDFYGLIVIGALLISVGLVMVLSSTAVLNIAKGNSGYAGLLRQGTFAAMGLVLLVVAACLPPGFYRKAAWPLFGIGLALQCLVFVPGLGVAVDGNRNWVSIGGQTLQPSEFLKLALAVWLGALLSTKRPLLHKPGHLLFPLLPGVVLALGLVMAGHDLGTMMIMAMLVASAVWVSGVPRRWFMAAGVAGALGIVAMTVTSANRMARIGNWLHGVCEGDSCYQSDQGLMGLAEGGWWGVGLGESRQKWGRLPAAEDDYIFAIIGEELGLIGTLGVLALFTVLALLMFRMITRIDDHFLQITIAGISAWLLGQAFVNMMVVTGLLPVIGVPLPFISSGGSALLASMTALGVLISFARREPGAPEAISARLGSVRRSISVLPAPRDAASSSRPRRASRAKGTKRAPGSNRPKRARGSKRSTRRTGRSSASSSSSASSSSSRRTR; from the coding sequence ATGACGATCGAGGAGACCCGGCGGGATGGCCGACGGTCCACCGGTGTCGTCCGCCCCGACGAGGACCAGCCGCTGGGCAACATCAGCTCCCGCATGCGCGAGGGGGTCGGGTCCTGGCTGAGGTCCCCGGCCCTGGACTTCTACGGCCTGATCGTCATCGGAGCCCTGTTGATCAGCGTCGGGCTCGTGATGGTGCTGTCCTCGACCGCGGTGCTGAACATCGCCAAGGGCAACTCCGGCTATGCGGGACTGCTGCGCCAGGGCACCTTCGCCGCCATGGGGCTCGTGCTGCTGGTCGTCGCCGCCTGCCTGCCCCCGGGCTTCTACCGCAAGGCGGCCTGGCCGTTGTTCGGGATCGGCCTCGCGCTGCAGTGCCTGGTGTTCGTCCCCGGACTGGGCGTGGCCGTGGACGGCAACCGCAACTGGGTCAGCATCGGCGGGCAGACCCTGCAGCCCTCCGAGTTCCTCAAGCTCGCCCTCGCCGTGTGGCTGGGAGCGCTGCTGTCCACCAAACGTCCGCTGCTGCACAAGCCCGGCCACCTGCTCTTCCCGCTGCTCCCGGGGGTGGTCCTCGCACTCGGCCTGGTGATGGCCGGCCATGACCTCGGCACCATGATGATCATGGCGATGCTCGTCGCGAGCGCCGTCTGGGTGTCCGGCGTCCCGCGGCGCTGGTTCATGGCGGCCGGCGTGGCGGGGGCCCTCGGGATCGTCGCGATGACCGTCACCAGCGCGAACCGCATGGCCCGCATCGGCAACTGGCTCCACGGGGTCTGCGAGGGCGATTCCTGCTACCAGTCCGACCAGGGGCTGATGGGCCTGGCCGAGGGCGGCTGGTGGGGCGTCGGCCTCGGGGAGTCCCGCCAGAAGTGGGGGCGCCTGCCCGCCGCCGAGGACGACTACATCTTCGCCATCATCGGCGAGGAGCTCGGGCTGATCGGCACCCTCGGGGTGCTCGCCCTGTTCACGGTGCTGGCGCTGCTCATGTTCCGCATGATCACCCGCATCGACGACCACTTCCTGCAGATCACCATCGCCGGCATCAGCGCCTGGCTGCTCGGTCAGGCCTTCGTGAACATGATGGTGGTCACCGGCCTCCTGCCCGTGATCGGTGTGCCGCTGCCGTTCATCTCCTCCGGGGGCTCCGCCCTGCTCGCCTCCATGACGGCGCTGGGAGTGCTGATCTCCTTCGCCCGCCGTGAGCCCGGTGCCCCGGAGGCGATCAGCGCCCGCCTGGGATCGGTGCGCCGCTCCATCAGCGTGCTGCCCGCCCCCCGGGACGCCGCGTCCTCCTCGCGTCCCCGCCGCGCGAGCCGCGCCAAGGGCACGAAGCGCGCCCCCGGATCGAACCGCCCGAAGCGCGCGAGGGGGTCGAAGCGCTCGACCCGTCGGACGGGTCGATCCTCGGCGTCGTCCTCCTCGTCCGCCTCGTCCTCCTCGTCCCGAAGGACCCGATGA